A window of Natrinema versiforme contains these coding sequences:
- a CDS encoding alkaline phosphatase family protein yields MAGSTDDKDLRLLVVGLDAGCRPVLEPLFESGELPTLRGLFERGTAGPLESQIPPWTASAWPSLYTGKNPGKHGVYDFLSFDGYDWSVVNGTHVRERPVWELLSDHGLSSVVVNVPVTHPARAFDGALIPGLTAPEDPDCHPDGILEDVKLACGGDYWLYPRSGPAPARSIEGYERTIELRGKAFRYLCRRIAPDFGFLQFQQTDSVFHERPGDKKAIEAVYREVDRQLAETLERTDPDNVLVVSDHGMGKVSGDAFRINEFLRDEGYVHSRSGGEGMPNWSKSWENDLLEGAEAGDHESRPLERAMNLAATAGLTTQRVASALDRVGLKEAIGTRVPNDMIRAASEQVDFPASRAYVRSKSELGVRINLAGREPNGQVPESEYETVREELIETLSAVRTPDGEPMFDAVEPRERYFEGDHVDDAPDIVTVPAGFDNALDADLGKARFGEPMESWNHKRTGVVAAAGPAFDASAALEDASIFDVAPTICSLFDVPVDAAMDGDPLPVVDGSAERAYPAYDRETITATDDGTVEDRLSDLGYL; encoded by the coding sequence ATGGCAGGTTCGACCGACGACAAAGACCTTCGTCTGCTCGTCGTTGGGCTGGACGCCGGCTGTCGGCCGGTGCTCGAGCCGTTGTTCGAGTCGGGCGAACTTCCTACCCTTCGGGGGCTGTTCGAGCGCGGGACGGCGGGCCCCCTCGAGTCCCAGATTCCGCCGTGGACGGCGAGCGCGTGGCCATCGCTGTACACCGGCAAGAATCCGGGCAAACACGGTGTCTACGATTTCCTCTCGTTCGACGGCTACGACTGGAGCGTCGTCAACGGGACCCACGTCCGGGAGCGCCCGGTCTGGGAGCTCCTGAGCGATCACGGGCTCTCGAGCGTCGTCGTCAACGTTCCCGTGACCCATCCCGCACGGGCGTTCGACGGCGCGTTGATTCCCGGGCTGACCGCCCCCGAGGACCCGGACTGCCATCCGGACGGAATCCTCGAGGACGTCAAACTGGCCTGTGGCGGCGATTACTGGCTCTACCCCCGGAGCGGGCCGGCACCGGCCCGCTCGATCGAGGGGTACGAACGGACGATCGAACTCCGGGGGAAGGCGTTCCGGTATCTCTGCCGCCGGATCGCGCCCGACTTCGGTTTTCTGCAGTTCCAGCAGACCGACTCCGTGTTCCACGAGCGACCCGGGGACAAGAAGGCGATCGAGGCGGTCTACCGCGAGGTCGACCGCCAGCTGGCGGAGACGCTCGAGCGGACCGACCCCGACAACGTCCTCGTGGTCAGCGACCACGGCATGGGGAAAGTCTCCGGCGACGCGTTCCGGATCAACGAGTTCCTCCGAGACGAGGGCTACGTGCACTCTCGGAGCGGCGGCGAGGGGATGCCGAACTGGTCGAAGTCCTGGGAGAACGACCTCCTCGAGGGGGCCGAGGCCGGCGACCACGAGTCGAGGCCGCTCGAGCGGGCGATGAACCTCGCCGCGACGGCCGGGCTCACGACTCAGCGCGTCGCGAGCGCGCTCGACCGCGTGGGCCTGAAAGAGGCGATCGGCACGCGGGTGCCCAACGACATGATCCGGGCGGCGAGCGAACAGGTCGACTTCCCGGCGTCCCGGGCCTACGTCCGCTCGAAGAGCGAACTCGGCGTCCGCATCAACCTCGCCGGGCGGGAACCGAACGGGCAGGTTCCCGAATCGGAGTACGAGACCGTCCGCGAGGAACTCATCGAGACGTTATCGGCTGTGCGGACGCCCGACGGTGAGCCGATGTTCGACGCCGTCGAACCCCGCGAACGGTACTTCGAGGGGGACCACGTCGACGACGCTCCCGATATCGTGACGGTGCCGGCGGGGTTCGACAACGCGCTCGACGCCGATCTCGGCAAGGCACGGTTCGGCGAGCCGATGGAATCGTGGAATCACAAGCGAACCGGCGTCGTCGCGGCCGCTGGACCGGCATTCGACGCGTCCGCCGCTCTGGAGGACGCGTCGATTTTCGACGTCGCACCGACGATCTGTTCGCTGTTCGACGTGCCGGTCGACGCCGCGATGGACGGCGACCCGCTCCCGGTGGTCGACGGGAGCGCGGAGCGAGCGTACCCGGCCTACGACCGGGAGACGATCACGGCGACCGACGACGGGACCGTCGAAGACCGACTGTCCGACCTTGGTTATCTATGA
- a CDS encoding DegT/DnrJ/EryC1/StrS family aminotransferase, with protein MISATPSVFDVAVSQSGSGIDPFVDRHAPDSTHTYYGAGKVALRDGLAGLVDSGENVLVPAYLSPAVVEPFHDLGLESRFYAVEETLAPDFADLESRIDDDTAAVMSVNYFGFPQPGLERIASLSDEYDCYHVDDNAHSPLSVCDGTLLGTHGDLGITTLRKLLPVPDGALLYCTDDEVKSQFSPSSLAGRSGRIAAGDCRFVAASVAERVLETSPSLHRSVEAVLSDGAEDSSSVDPSGRYEAAKVPMSRFSAAVADAADPDAIRAARRENFRAWQEIVDGRNDLTPLFKRLPAGISPYEFPVRTSESEAFLAELEDCGVVGAHTWPILRQNVREDETYETSIRLADELVALPVHQGIEPSAIETVGDRLRR; from the coding sequence ATGATCAGCGCTACCCCCTCCGTATTCGACGTTGCAGTCTCGCAATCGGGGTCCGGGATCGATCCGTTCGTCGATCGGCACGCACCGGACAGCACGCACACCTACTACGGTGCCGGGAAAGTCGCGCTCCGGGACGGGCTCGCGGGCCTCGTCGACTCCGGCGAGAACGTCCTCGTTCCCGCCTACCTCTCTCCCGCCGTCGTCGAGCCGTTCCACGACCTCGGACTCGAGTCGCGGTTCTACGCCGTCGAGGAGACCCTCGCGCCGGATTTCGCCGATCTCGAGTCACGGATCGACGATGACACCGCCGCCGTCATGTCGGTCAACTACTTCGGGTTCCCACAGCCCGGCCTCGAGCGAATCGCGTCGCTTTCCGACGAGTACGACTGCTATCACGTCGACGACAACGCCCACTCGCCGCTCAGCGTCTGCGACGGAACGCTGCTCGGAACCCACGGCGACCTCGGCATCACGACGCTGCGGAAACTGCTGCCGGTCCCCGACGGCGCGTTGCTCTACTGCACCGACGACGAGGTCAAATCGCAGTTCTCCCCCTCCTCGCTGGCCGGCCGTTCCGGCCGGATCGCGGCCGGCGACTGCCGGTTCGTGGCCGCCTCGGTCGCCGAACGCGTCCTCGAGACCAGCCCGTCGCTCCATCGGTCGGTCGAGGCGGTCCTCTCCGACGGAGCCGAGGACTCGTCGTCCGTCGATCCGAGCGGCCGCTACGAGGCCGCGAAAGTCCCCATGTCGCGGTTCTCTGCGGCCGTCGCGGACGCCGCTGACCCCGACGCGATCCGGGCCGCCCGCCGGGAGAACTTCCGGGCGTGGCAGGAGATCGTGGACGGTCGCAACGACCTGACTCCGCTCTTCAAACGGCTGCCGGCGGGAATCAGTCCGTACGAGTTCCCCGTGCGGACGAGCGAGTCGGAAGCGTTCCTTGCGGAACTCGAGGACTGTGGCGTCGTCGGTGCCCACACGTGGCCGATACTCCGTCAAAATGTCCGCGAGGACGAGACCTACGAAACGTCGATCCGGCTCGCGGACGAACTCGTCGCGCTGCCGGTTCATCAGGGGATCGAGCCGTCGGCGATCGAGACAGTCGGCGATCGATTACGGCGGTGA
- a CDS encoding helicase HerA domain-containing protein — protein sequence MSDEESKQRQILVGETDSGADLKLPVVELLTGRGFVTGKSGSGKSNTASVIAEELLEAGYPLLIVDTDGEYYGLKEEYEMLHAGADEECDIQIGPEHAEQMATIALEENVPVILDVSGYLDEDVADELLREVARQLFVKEKKMKKPFLLVVEEVHEYIPEGGGVGETGNLLIKISKRGRKHGLGIVGISQRPADVKKDFITQANWLVWHRLTWDNDTKVVGRIIDTEYKELVSDLDDGQAFVQTDWTEVDVRKIQFRRKRTFDAGATPGLDDFERPELKSVSDALVGDLQNISERKEREQDRINELETELEKKEKRIETLEDELSSARDVSSAARQMADALSNTDTVQSQLPGEGEDLRRLHEEIADLEAERDELQEELESRDERIESLEDRLAGQSAEVDRLRSENEQLRAVVRDLESDESESATDENAASDDDSASIVQAGGDDIEFGYTPADEEPDRETAADDESGFVVADEERELADLLEVQWISDRVARACEGSQCSAETAEAILGLFATEGRLRTETVAARVDRSRVAVQSLVSELRTEGLLERSAERTYALSDDVRAELSATAADQ from the coding sequence GTGAGCGACGAGGAGTCCAAGCAGCGACAGATACTCGTCGGCGAGACCGATAGCGGTGCCGACCTCAAGCTGCCCGTCGTCGAACTGCTCACCGGTCGCGGATTCGTGACGGGGAAATCGGGCTCCGGCAAATCGAACACCGCGTCGGTGATCGCCGAGGAACTGCTCGAGGCCGGCTACCCCCTCCTCATCGTCGACACGGACGGCGAGTACTACGGGCTCAAAGAGGAGTACGAGATGCTCCACGCGGGGGCCGACGAGGAGTGTGACATCCAGATCGGGCCGGAACACGCCGAGCAGATGGCCACGATCGCCCTCGAGGAGAACGTGCCCGTCATCCTCGACGTCTCGGGCTATCTCGACGAGGACGTGGCAGACGAGTTACTTCGGGAGGTTGCCCGGCAGCTGTTCGTCAAGGAGAAGAAGATGAAGAAGCCGTTCCTGCTGGTCGTCGAGGAGGTCCACGAGTATATCCCCGAGGGCGGCGGCGTCGGCGAGACCGGCAACCTGCTGATCAAGATCAGCAAGCGCGGGCGCAAACACGGCCTCGGCATCGTGGGGATCAGCCAGCGCCCGGCCGACGTGAAGAAGGACTTCATCACGCAGGCGAACTGGCTCGTCTGGCACCGGCTGACCTGGGACAACGACACGAAGGTCGTCGGCCGGATCATCGACACCGAGTACAAGGAACTCGTCTCCGACCTCGACGACGGACAGGCGTTCGTCCAGACCGACTGGACCGAAGTCGACGTCCGGAAGATCCAGTTCCGCCGCAAACGGACCTTCGACGCGGGCGCGACCCCCGGCCTTGACGACTTCGAACGCCCCGAACTCAAGTCCGTCTCCGACGCGCTGGTCGGCGACCTCCAGAACATCTCCGAGCGCAAGGAGCGCGAACAGGACCGGATCAACGAACTCGAGACCGAACTCGAGAAAAAGGAAAAACGCATCGAGACCCTCGAAGACGAACTCTCGTCGGCGCGGGACGTCTCGAGTGCGGCCAGACAGATGGCCGACGCGCTGAGCAACACGGACACCGTCCAGTCGCAACTCCCCGGCGAGGGCGAGGATCTGCGCCGGCTCCACGAGGAGATCGCCGATCTCGAGGCCGAGCGGGACGAGCTACAGGAAGAACTCGAGTCACGCGACGAGCGAATCGAGAGTCTCGAAGACCGACTCGCGGGACAGTCGGCGGAAGTCGATCGCCTCCGATCGGAGAACGAGCAGTTACGCGCGGTCGTCCGCGACCTCGAGAGCGACGAAAGCGAATCGGCGACCGACGAGAACGCTGCAAGCGACGACGATTCGGCGTCGATCGTCCAAGCCGGCGGCGACGATATCGAGTTCGGCTACACGCCCGCCGACGAGGAGCCCGATCGGGAGACGGCGGCGGACGACGAATCGGGATTCGTCGTCGCGGACGAAGAGCGCGAACTGGCGGACCTCCTCGAGGTCCAGTGGATCAGCGATCGGGTCGCTCGCGCGTGCGAGGGATCGCAGTGTTCGGCCGAAACGGCCGAGGCGATTCTGGGTCTGTTCGCGACGGAGGGCCGGCTCCGGACGGAGACCGTCGCCGCTCGAGTCGACCGCTCGCGGGTCGCCGTCCAGAGTCTCGTCTCGGAGCTTCGCACGGAGGGGCTGCTCGAGCGATCGGCCGAACGGACGTACGCGCTGAGCGACGACGTTCGCGCGGAACTGTCGGCGACGGCTGCCGATCAGTAG
- a CDS encoding DEAD/DEAH box helicase, with the protein MTDERSSTPTDEQRSEPADPTDAAATDTGEENETGDSSDDGDEFTIADFHDASQREGRPVLTAAAVSRALEIPHDDANDRLETLAERGELQRHAVSTDPVVWYPTELEDLTDRERVVIFPKRREIIVDRPDQFTRAQLSQFAHLADGNGEQGYRYVVRPEDIWGTPHDSFDDLARTMRQALGQRSERLEDWVESQWDRAHQFRLVTHDDGYTVLEGQSAEIMGNVARQKLDEEHVHAPISETEDWVQEGSEAAIKRILYEAGYPVQDHRELESGEELPIDLEVSLRDYQRTWVDRFAEAGEGVFVGPPGSGKTVAAMGAMAHVEGETLVLVPSRDLAQQWADTIIEYTSLEPHQIGQYHGGRKEVRPVTIATYQIAGMDRHRSLFDDREWGLVVFDECQHVPSDVYRRSTHLQSKHRLGLSASPIREDDRQTEIFTLVGPPIGTDWEALFDAGHVAEPELEIRYVPWGDDEQANAYGSADGREKYRIAARNRGKIDEVRYLLSAHPDSKAIVFVDYLEQGRELSEALEVPFLSGETPHHERRRLLDEFRRNERDLLLISRVGDEGIDLPTADLAIVASGLGGSRRQGTQRAGRTMRPAGGALVYVLATRGTREEDFARKQLQHLGRKGMTVREQTVERDED; encoded by the coding sequence GTGACCGACGAACGTTCTTCGACGCCCACCGACGAACAGCGAAGCGAGCCCGCGGACCCGACCGACGCGGCGGCGACCGACACCGGCGAGGAGAACGAGACCGGCGACTCGAGCGACGACGGCGACGAGTTCACGATCGCCGACTTCCACGACGCCAGCCAGCGGGAGGGCCGCCCAGTTCTCACCGCCGCGGCCGTCTCCCGCGCCCTCGAGATCCCCCACGACGACGCCAACGATCGGCTCGAGACCCTCGCCGAGCGGGGCGAGCTACAGCGCCACGCGGTCTCGACCGATCCGGTGGTCTGGTATCCGACCGAACTCGAGGACCTGACCGATCGCGAGCGGGTGGTCATCTTCCCGAAGCGTCGGGAGATCATCGTCGATCGACCCGACCAGTTCACGCGCGCGCAACTCTCGCAGTTCGCCCACCTCGCGGACGGGAACGGCGAGCAGGGCTATCGCTACGTCGTCCGGCCGGAGGACATCTGGGGGACGCCACACGACTCCTTCGACGACCTCGCGCGGACGATGCGGCAGGCGCTGGGCCAGCGCTCGGAGCGACTCGAGGACTGGGTCGAGAGCCAGTGGGACCGGGCCCACCAGTTCCGGCTTGTGACCCACGACGACGGCTACACCGTCCTCGAGGGCCAGAGCGCGGAGATCATGGGCAACGTCGCCCGCCAGAAACTCGACGAGGAACACGTCCACGCGCCGATCTCCGAGACCGAAGACTGGGTCCAGGAGGGCTCGGAAGCCGCGATCAAGCGGATCCTCTACGAGGCCGGCTATCCGGTTCAGGACCACCGCGAACTCGAGTCCGGCGAGGAACTGCCGATCGATCTCGAGGTGTCGCTGCGGGACTACCAGCGGACGTGGGTCGACCGCTTCGCCGAGGCCGGCGAGGGCGTCTTCGTCGGCCCGCCGGGCAGCGGGAAGACCGTCGCCGCGATGGGCGCGATGGCCCACGTCGAGGGCGAGACGCTCGTACTCGTACCGAGCCGCGACCTCGCCCAGCAGTGGGCTGATACGATCATCGAGTACACCTCGCTCGAGCCCCACCAGATCGGGCAGTACCACGGCGGCCGCAAGGAGGTCCGCCCGGTGACGATCGCAACCTACCAGATCGCGGGGATGGATCGCCACCGCTCGCTGTTCGACGACCGCGAGTGGGGGCTGGTGGTCTTCGACGAGTGCCAGCACGTCCCCTCGGACGTCTACCGGCGCAGTACGCACCTGCAGTCCAAACACCGGCTCGGACTGTCGGCCAGCCCCATTCGGGAGGACGACCGCCAGACCGAGATCTTCACCCTCGTCGGACCGCCGATCGGCACCGACTGGGAGGCGCTGTTCGACGCGGGCCACGTGGCCGAACCCGAACTCGAGATCCGCTACGTGCCGTGGGGCGACGACGAGCAGGCAAACGCCTACGGCTCGGCCGACGGACGGGAGAAGTACCGGATCGCCGCGCGCAACCGGGGCAAGATCGACGAGGTCCGCTACCTGCTGTCGGCCCACCCCGACTCGAAAGCCATCGTCTTCGTCGACTACCTCGAACAGGGCCGGGAACTCTCCGAGGCGCTCGAGGTCCCGTTCCTCAGCGGCGAGACGCCCCACCATGAGCGCCGGCGGCTGTTGGACGAGTTCCGGCGGAACGAGCGCGATCTGTTGCTCATCTCGCGGGTCGGCGACGAGGGGATCGACCTGCCGACGGCCGATCTGGCGATCGTCGCCTCCGGGCTCGGCGGGAGCCGCCGGCAGGGCACCCAGCGGGCCGGGCGGACGATGCGACCCGCCGGCGGCGCGCTCGTCTACGTGCTCGCGACGCGGGGCACGCGCGAGGAGGATTTCGCCCGGAAACAGCTCCAGCACCTCGGTCGCAAGGGGATGACAGTCCGCGAGCAGACGGTCGAGCGCGACGAGGACTGA
- a CDS encoding transcription initiation factor IIB family protein, producing MTRSIIDQHSTESQAEEVETGLCPDCETDTIVHDPDRGEQVCAECGLVLTEDPIDYGPEWRAFNAQEHDELSRVGAPLTQSMHDRGLTTTIDWRNKDANGHSMSADKHGQLHRLRVWQERIRTKNAGERNLKYALSEIDRMVSALGVPKPVKETASVIYRQALEQDLIRGRSIEGVATSALYTACRKEDIPRSLEEVTSVSRVDQREIGRTYRYIADELDINLEPTNPRQFVPRFCSELDVDKDVETKAIDIIDRTTEQGLHSGKSPTGFAAAAIYAAGLLCDETIPQRAVADTAQTTVVTVRNRYREQLEAIDQQPAT from the coding sequence ATGACGCGGTCTATCATCGATCAACACAGCACCGAATCACAGGCCGAGGAGGTTGAGACCGGTCTGTGTCCCGACTGCGAGACCGACACGATCGTTCACGATCCGGATCGCGGGGAACAGGTTTGTGCGGAGTGTGGCCTCGTCCTTACCGAAGATCCCATCGATTATGGGCCGGAATGGCGCGCGTTCAACGCACAGGAACACGACGAGCTGTCCCGCGTCGGCGCGCCGCTGACCCAGTCGATGCACGACCGGGGGCTGACGACGACCATCGACTGGCGAAACAAGGACGCGAACGGCCACTCGATGTCGGCCGACAAACACGGCCAACTCCATCGACTCCGGGTCTGGCAGGAACGAATCCGAACGAAAAACGCGGGCGAACGCAACCTCAAGTACGCCCTCTCGGAGATCGACCGCATGGTAAGCGCGTTAGGCGTCCCCAAGCCGGTCAAAGAGACTGCAAGCGTCATCTACCGGCAGGCGCTCGAGCAGGATCTCATCCGCGGCCGCTCGATCGAGGGCGTCGCAACCAGCGCGCTCTACACCGCGTGTCGTAAGGAGGACATTCCCCGGAGCCTCGAGGAAGTAACGTCCGTTTCACGCGTCGACCAGCGAGAGATCGGTCGGACCTACCGCTACATCGCGGACGAGTTGGACATCAACTTGGAGCCGACGAACCCCCGACAGTTCGTCCCGCGGTTTTGCTCGGAGTTAGACGTCGACAAGGACGTCGAAACCAAAGCCATCGACATCATCGATCGGACGACCGAGCAGGGGCTGCACTCCGGCAAGTCGCCGACGGGGTTCGCCGCCGCGGCCATCTACGCCGCCGGCCTGCTCTGTGACGAGACCATCCCGCAACGCGCGGTCGCCGACACCGCCCAGACGACCGTCGTCACTGTTCGGAATCGGTATCGCGAGCAACTCGAGGCGATCGATCAGCAGCCCGCTACATGA
- a CDS encoding ArsR family transcriptional regulator, which yields MSSIDTSLPDEIASVADADEDERLSKDVIFELLKNRRRREVLAYLLEADETVTLGELAEQIAAWENDTEVNALSSDQRKRVYVALYQTHLPKMDDAGIVEYDQDRGLISLADNADLLMMYLDTDTHRQDRWDRWYAGLSVVGTALLGAAVLGAPLLSTVPLAALAGVVVAAFLCLSTAHVVRNRSQERNVDGKLSRIE from the coding sequence ATGTCCTCGATCGATACGTCGCTCCCGGACGAGATCGCGTCGGTCGCCGACGCCGACGAGGATGAACGGCTCTCCAAGGACGTTATTTTCGAGCTCTTAAAGAACCGCCGTCGCCGGGAAGTCCTCGCGTACTTGCTGGAAGCCGACGAAACGGTGACCCTCGGCGAACTCGCCGAACAGATCGCGGCGTGGGAAAACGATACCGAGGTCAACGCGCTCAGTTCCGACCAACGCAAACGGGTCTACGTCGCCCTCTACCAGACCCACCTGCCGAAGATGGACGACGCCGGGATCGTCGAGTACGATCAGGATCGCGGGCTGATCTCGCTCGCGGACAACGCCGATCTGCTGATGATGTACCTCGATACGGACACCCATCGTCAGGACCGCTGGGATCGATGGTACGCCGGGCTCAGCGTGGTCGGTACTGCCCTCCTCGGCGCAGCGGTTCTCGGCGCGCCGCTGCTGTCGACCGTGCCGCTTGCCGCCCTCGCGGGCGTCGTCGTCGCCGCTTTCCTCTGTCTCTCGACCGCACACGTCGTCCGGAACCGGTCCCAAGAACGCAACGTCGACGGCAAACTCTCTCGGATCGAGTGA
- a CDS encoding Gfo/Idh/MocA family protein, whose product MVVRTAVVGAGTVSRAHLAGAQNNPDMELVAVCDLDEELARERAREFGTMAVTDFTELLDELDCLHVCTPVQTHFEIARQAIEAGVGVIIEKPATVTAEEVEQLQTLSREHDTPVTVIHNHLFYPAVRKARELIDAGELGHVKSVDTLYAGLTPPDQVNRGSWVFELPGGEFEEGLPHPIYSILGIGGWPERDDDISAQTVLSDDYEEDFEYDQAQAQYVSKEGALCNVTMLSGTLPQRLHVITGSEKSLIVDEINQSLYEVDEDYTSSVIARSKKSLDVSLAQASSTLENVKAVATSRFDDSWESETKTNSHCAIFDEFVDAIEGDAEVPVPLEQSKWTIRIMETIRDAAQPSREESAAETADPSEAADATPAEEPATPDDEESVPADL is encoded by the coding sequence ATGGTCGTTCGAACCGCAGTCGTCGGCGCAGGAACGGTCTCGCGAGCGCATCTCGCGGGCGCCCAGAACAACCCTGACATGGAACTGGTCGCGGTCTGTGATCTCGACGAGGAACTGGCTCGGGAACGGGCCCGGGAGTTCGGGACGATGGCCGTCACGGACTTCACCGAACTCCTCGACGAACTCGATTGTCTCCACGTGTGTACGCCGGTCCAGACCCATTTCGAGATCGCTCGCCAGGCGATCGAGGCCGGGGTCGGCGTCATCATCGAGAAGCCCGCGACCGTCACGGCCGAGGAGGTCGAGCAGCTGCAGACCCTCTCGCGCGAACACGACACGCCCGTCACGGTCATCCACAACCACCTGTTCTATCCGGCGGTCCGCAAGGCTCGAGAGCTAATCGACGCCGGCGAACTCGGCCACGTCAAGTCCGTGGATACGCTCTACGCGGGACTCACCCCGCCCGACCAGGTCAACCGGGGGTCGTGGGTGTTTGAGCTCCCCGGCGGCGAGTTCGAGGAGGGGCTTCCCCACCCGATCTACTCGATTCTGGGCATCGGCGGCTGGCCCGAACGCGACGACGACATCTCCGCACAGACCGTCCTCTCAGACGACTACGAGGAGGACTTCGAATACGATCAGGCCCAAGCACAGTACGTCTCCAAGGAGGGGGCGCTCTGTAACGTGACGATGCTCTCGGGGACGCTGCCCCAGCGCCTCCACGTGATCACGGGCTCCGAGAAGTCGCTCATCGTCGACGAGATCAATCAGTCGCTCTACGAGGTCGACGAGGACTACACCTCCTCGGTCATCGCCCGCTCGAAGAAGAGTCTCGACGTCTCCCTCGCGCAGGCCTCCAGCACGCTCGAGAACGTCAAAGCGGTCGCGACCTCGCGGTTCGACGACAGCTGGGAGTCGGAGACCAAGACGAACTCCCACTGTGCGATCTTCGACGAGTTCGTCGACGCGATCGAGGGCGACGCCGAGGTCCCGGTGCCCCTCGAGCAGTCGAAGTGGACGATCCGCATCATGGAGACCATCCGCGATGCTGCCCAGCCGAGCCGAGAGGAGAGTGCGGCAGAGACGGCGGACCCGTCGGAAGCGGCCGACGCCACGCCGGCGGAGGAGCCCGCCACGCCCGACGACGAGGAGTCCGTTCCGGCCGACCTGTAG
- a CDS encoding flippase produces MSLSQRLVRGVKATFGAELLRLGAQGAITLLLTRVFLSPDEYGLIFLAIAVFSIGTLFGTLGIPKSMAKFVTEYRNTDESQIRHIVRSSIAFNVLTVAVVCVLFFLFRDAIAAAYGEPGLVPLLALGVIYIVVKVAHGYLLIAFQGFGKVTLTAATSTVSSVGRLGFIVLFVVAGFGAYGALAGFIAGYLVAVLVGSYFLYQILASYPTTDVGEPGLPKRIVRYSLPLTASQGANTLYKRVDTLMVGFFLTPVAVGFYELAKQVSTFVIAPADSLGFTVAPTFGEHKSSEQLERAARVYEQSLEYVLLLYLPAVAGIVLLADPGIRFVFGEEFAGAAPVLQVFSVFVLFQAVDKITNDSLDYLGRATERAVGKGITGGLNFGLNLVLIPAIGVVGAATSTALCYGLMVVYNVYLIDRELDLHWRRLGKSIGAAGGVTVAMTAAVVALQPFVTGIATLLAVIAAGVAVWAVLSVASGLVDVYEIKAHI; encoded by the coding sequence ATGTCACTCTCACAGCGCCTCGTCCGCGGAGTCAAGGCCACGTTCGGTGCCGAACTGCTTCGACTCGGCGCACAAGGGGCGATCACTCTGTTGCTCACGCGGGTCTTCCTCTCGCCCGACGAGTACGGACTGATCTTCCTCGCCATCGCCGTCTTTTCGATCGGGACCCTGTTCGGAACCCTCGGAATCCCGAAGTCGATGGCGAAGTTCGTCACCGAGTATCGAAACACCGACGAGTCCCAGATCCGCCACATCGTCCGCTCATCGATCGCGTTCAACGTCCTCACCGTGGCGGTCGTCTGCGTCCTGTTCTTCCTCTTCCGGGACGCGATCGCCGCCGCCTACGGCGAGCCGGGGCTGGTACCGCTACTGGCGCTCGGTGTTATCTACATCGTCGTCAAGGTCGCACACGGCTACCTGCTGATCGCGTTCCAGGGCTTCGGCAAAGTCACTTTGACCGCGGCGACCAGTACGGTCTCGAGCGTCGGGCGACTCGGCTTCATCGTCCTCTTCGTGGTCGCCGGCTTCGGCGCGTACGGCGCGCTGGCCGGCTTCATCGCCGGCTATCTGGTGGCCGTACTCGTCGGAAGCTACTTCCTCTATCAAATCCTCGCGTCGTATCCGACGACCGATGTCGGCGAGCCCGGCCTCCCGAAACGCATCGTCAGGTACAGCCTGCCACTGACGGCCTCACAGGGTGCGAACACGTTATACAAACGCGTCGACACGCTGATGGTCGGCTTCTTCCTGACCCCGGTCGCCGTCGGCTTCTACGAACTCGCCAAGCAGGTCTCGACGTTCGTGATCGCGCCCGCGGACTCGCTGGGCTTTACCGTCGCGCCGACGTTCGGCGAGCACAAGTCGTCCGAACAACTCGAGCGGGCCGCCCGCGTCTACGAGCAGTCCCTCGAGTACGTCCTCCTGTTGTACCTGCCGGCGGTCGCCGGGATCGTCCTCCTCGCGGACCCCGGAATCCGGTTCGTCTTCGGCGAGGAGTTCGCCGGCGCTGCGCCGGTCTTACAGGTGTTCAGCGTCTTCGTCCTCTTTCAGGCGGTCGACAAGATCACCAACGATAGCCTCGATTACCTCGGCCGGGCGACCGAACGCGCGGTCGGGAAAGGGATCACCGGCGGGTTGAACTTCGGGTTGAACCTCGTCTTGATCCCGGCGATCGGCGTCGTCGGCGCGGCGACATCGACGGCGCTCTGTTACGGGCTCATGGTGGTGTACAACGTCTATCTCATCGACCGCGAACTCGACCTTCACTGGCGGCGACTCGGGAAGTCGATCGGCGCCGCCGGCGGCGTGACCGTCGCGATGACCGCCGCCGTCGTCGCCTTACAGCCGTTCGTCACCGGGATCGCGACCCTGCTCGCCGTCATCGCCGCCGGCGTCGCGGTCTGGGCGGTGCTGTCCGTCGCGAGCGGGCTCGTCGACGTCTACGAGATCAAAGCCCACATCTGA